From Panicum hallii strain FIL2 chromosome 2, PHallii_v3.1, whole genome shotgun sequence, a single genomic window includes:
- the LOC112882747 gene encoding uncharacterized protein LOC112882747 isoform X1: MDRGQNGRDDFFGGRDPFSGFGGFGPQRSLISGFFGGRDPFDDPFFTQPFEGRMMGGHGMFGPSLFGPMGGPFGDMRNDGFIQQAPPKSNGRRPVITELDEEGGENAEHGNEQSNQDSYVQEPDDASDVMEGGQVQLRRDLNRANSGGQSQARTFTYQSSSVTYGGINGAYYTASKTRRTGSDGITVEESKEADTTTKEATHRISRGIHDKGHSLTRKLKSDGKVDSTQILHNLNEDELAGFEESWKGNAGHHLPGWNQNAGAPNSDNSGNRSSSGRDRRSAWGWALPGTEQGRDPRRNGKPKSRVIPIT; this comes from the exons ATGGATAGAGGGCAGAACGGGAGGGATGACTTCTTCGGTGGCAGGGACCCATTTTCTGGGTTTGGTGGTTTTGGTCCCCAGAGGAGTTTGATTTCTGGCTTCTTTGGAGGGAGGGATCCATTTGATGATCCATTCTTCACGCAGCCATTCGAGGGTCGGATGATGGGTGGCCATGGCATGTTTGGACCTAGCCTTTTTGGGCCGATGGGAGGGCCGTTCGGTGACATGAGGAACGATGGATTCATCCAGCAAGCTCCTCCTAAGAGTAATGGCAGAAGACCTGTCATAACAGAGCTTGATGAGGAGGGAGGAGAAAACGCGGAGCACGGTAACGAGCAGTCAAACCAGGATTCTTATGTTCAGGAGCCAGATGATGCAAGTGATG TGATGGAAGGTGGTCAAGTCCAGCTACGGAGGGATCTCAATAGGGCTAATAGTGGAGGGCAATCACAAGCTCGTACTTTCACATATCAGAGCTCTTCAGTGACCTATGGTGGTATTAATGGAGCTTATTACACTGCTTCAAAGACTCGGCGGACTGGCAGTGATGGG ATCACTGTGGAAGAAAGCAAGGAAGCAGATACAACAACTAAAGAGGCCACTCATAGAATATCACGAGGAATACATGATAAG GGCCACTCCCTGACAAGGAAACTGAAGTCAGATGGGAAGGTTGACAGTACACAGATACTGCATAACCTGAATGAAG ATGAACTAGCTGGATTTGAGGAATCATGGAAGGGGAATGCTGGACATCACTTGCCTGGATGGAATCAAAATGCTGGTGCACCAAATAGTGATAATTCTG GTAACCGTAGCTCCAGCGGACGTGACCGGCGATCTGCGTGGGGCTGGGCGCTTCCCGGAACAGAGCAAGGCCGTGATCCGAGGCGCAATGGGAAGCCGAAATCACGGGTCATTCCAATCACCTGA
- the LOC112882747 gene encoding uncharacterized protein LOC112882747 isoform X2: MDRGQNGRDDFFGGRDPFSGFGGFGPQRSLISGFFGGRDPFDDPFFTQPFEGRMMGGHGMFGPSLFGPMGGPFGDMRNDGFIQQAPPKSNGRRPVITELDEEGGENAEHGNEQSNQDSYVQEPDDASDVMEGGQVQLRRDLNRANSGGQSQARTFTYQSSSVTYGGINGAYYTASKTRRTGSDGITVEESKEADTTTKEATHRISRGIHDKGHSLTRKLKSDGKVDSTQILHNLNEDELAGFEESWKGNAGHHLPGWNQNAGAPNSDNSVPHRLVHCR, from the exons ATGGATAGAGGGCAGAACGGGAGGGATGACTTCTTCGGTGGCAGGGACCCATTTTCTGGGTTTGGTGGTTTTGGTCCCCAGAGGAGTTTGATTTCTGGCTTCTTTGGAGGGAGGGATCCATTTGATGATCCATTCTTCACGCAGCCATTCGAGGGTCGGATGATGGGTGGCCATGGCATGTTTGGACCTAGCCTTTTTGGGCCGATGGGAGGGCCGTTCGGTGACATGAGGAACGATGGATTCATCCAGCAAGCTCCTCCTAAGAGTAATGGCAGAAGACCTGTCATAACAGAGCTTGATGAGGAGGGAGGAGAAAACGCGGAGCACGGTAACGAGCAGTCAAACCAGGATTCTTATGTTCAGGAGCCAGATGATGCAAGTGATG TGATGGAAGGTGGTCAAGTCCAGCTACGGAGGGATCTCAATAGGGCTAATAGTGGAGGGCAATCACAAGCTCGTACTTTCACATATCAGAGCTCTTCAGTGACCTATGGTGGTATTAATGGAGCTTATTACACTGCTTCAAAGACTCGGCGGACTGGCAGTGATGGG ATCACTGTGGAAGAAAGCAAGGAAGCAGATACAACAACTAAAGAGGCCACTCATAGAATATCACGAGGAATACATGATAAG GGCCACTCCCTGACAAGGAAACTGAAGTCAGATGGGAAGGTTGACAGTACACAGATACTGCATAACCTGAATGAAG ATGAACTAGCTGGATTTGAGGAATCATGGAAGGGGAATGCTGGACATCACTTGCCTGGATGGAATCAAAATGCTGGTGCACCAAATAGTGATAATTCTG TTCCGCACCGGTTGGTGCACTGCAGGTAA